The Pseudomonadota bacterium genome includes the window GAGGCCGGATTCAGCAGCCTATATGATCCGGCCGACGAAAGCCCCCGACGAGCCGGCGTCTGAGGCGAGGAGGGATAGCGAGAAGAGTGCCCCGAAGCGTTCCGTCCGCTGGATCCAAGGGATTGCTTCGTAGCCGACCTGCCTGCCGCAGGCAGGCGTTCCTCGCAATGACGATCTAGAGGCCGAGTTCGCGCTTGCCGAAGGAGATCATGCGCTCGACCTCGTCCATAGATGGCGCCTCGGCGTAGACGCGCACGAGCGGCTCTGTGCCGGAGGCGCGGAAGAGGAGCCACGAGTCGTCATCGAAGAGGAAGTGGTGGCCGTCCATGGTCTCGTGTCTCAGACAGCGGCGGCCGCCGAACTCCCTGATGTCCAGGGTCTTCATCGCCTCGCGGGCCTTCGCGATCTCAGCCTGCGTGAGATGCAGGTCCAGCCTCCTGTATTTCGTGGGGCCGAAATCCCTCTGCAGACCCGCCACCAGGGTGCCGAGGGTCTTGCCGGTGGTCGCGATCATCTCCAGCAGCATGAGGTCTGAGAACACGCCGTCGCGCTCGGGTATGTGGCGGGGGAATCCGAAGCCGCCCGACTCCTCGCCTCCCACGAGCACGCCGGGTTTCTTCATGGCAGGGCTGATGTACTTGAACCCCACCGGCACCGTCTCGAGCTCGATGCCGTGTTTGTCGCAGATGCGGTTGAGCATCATGGTCGTGGAGATCGACTTGATGACCTTTCCGGTCCATCCCTTGTTGTCGAGCGCGTGGAGCAGAAGCAGCGAGAACACCTCGTGCGTGGTGACGAAGTTGCCGCGCTCGTCCACCGCGCCCGCGCGGTCCGCGTCGCCGTCGGTCAGCAGCCCGCAGGAGTAGCCGCCGGAGCGCACCCGCTCCATGAGCTCGTTCGCGTGCGGCGGGATCGGCTCGGGGTTCAATCCCCCGAAGGTGACGTCGGCGGCGTCGTGGATCTCGTTGGCCATGTCCCCCAGTATGCGCGGGAAGTAGCCGGTGCCGGAGCCGTAGAGCGGGTCCACGAGCACCTTCTTGATCCCTGAGCCCTTGATCTTCGGGATGTCGAAGTTCGACACTATTGCGCTCAGATACTCGCCGTAGGGGTCGAACTCGGAGAATTTCGGGTTGCCCTCGATCTTCGCCGTCCTGGGCTTCCTCCCGGCCGCGTCGTTGGCCGTGATCTTCGCCTCGATGGGGGCCAGGTACTCCCCTGAGGCCGCGCCCCCGTAGCTCTCCTTGAACTTGATGCCGTTCCACTTCGCCGGGTTGTGGGATGCGGTGATCATTACGCCGGCCGCGCACCCCTTGTACTTCACGTACCAGGAGACCGCAGGGGTGGGGCAGAAGGTGGAGGAGAGCACTGTCTCGATGCCGTTGCCGAGGAGGATCTCAGCGACCTGGCGCGCCGCCTCGGGGGAGCGGTTGCGGCGGTCGTACCCGATCATCACGGGCCTTCCCGCCTCAGGGAGCGTGGGGTAGACGTCGCAGAACGCCTGTATGACCCTGGCGATGTTCTCAGGGACGAAGTCCTCGCCCACGACAGCGCGCCATCCGTCGGTTCCGAATTTGATCTTGGTCATCTCGAATCCCCCTTAATGCAGTGACTGGTAACTGGTGACCAGTGACTGGCTGTAATGAAAAGGTCTTCCGGGCTATACCGCTAGTCACTAGTCACTAGTCACTAGTTACCGTTTATCCTCCACCCCACCAGTTCCCTCGTCCGTCTGATCGCTGTGAGCATGTTCTCGTGGGAGGCCTGTCCGAGCCACGCGATGTCCTCGGCGGTGCCGTGGCTGGGCGACGTGCGCACGTAGGGCAGTCCCAGCGTCATGTTGATGCATTGCCCCTGGCACAAAAGCTTCACCGGTATGAGCCCCTGGTCGTGGTACATGGCCACGATGGCGTCGTAGTCGAACTCCGAGAGCTTCTTGAACATGCTGTCCGCGGGCAGGGGCCCCACGCAGTTGACTCCCTCCCTCTGCGCAGCCTTTATCGCCGGCTCGATGACGCGCTCCTCCTCCCGGCCGATGGAGCCGACCTCGCCGGCGTGCGGGTTGAGCGCCATGACGGCGATGCGGGCGTCGGGGCAGGCGAAGTGCCTCTCGAGCGCCTCGTGAGTGCGCTTGATTGTGGTGAGCACGCGATCCTTGGTGATGTGCTCCGCCACGTCCTTGATCGGCAGGTGCATGGTGACGAGGGAGACGCAGAACCTGCTCGTCATGTTCGTCCGCCTGCAGATTTCGGGCATCGTCTCCGTGAAGAACATCATCACCACCTCGCGCACGCCCGCCTTCTTCGCGAGGTATTCGGTGTGGCCGAGGAAGCCCGGCACGATGGCCTGCAACCTGTGCTTGTTGACCGGGGCGGTCACGATCGCCGAGATGTGGCCCGCGGAGACGTCCTCGACCGCCGCGTCGATCGCTGAGAGGGCCATGCGCGCCGCCTCCCCCTCTGAGAGCCTCCCCATCTCCTCCGAGGTGCTGGAGGTGGTGACCACGTGCTTGAGGTCGAAGGCCCCGCCCGTCAGCTCCGCTGCGGAGTCGAGGGCGTTTCGGTCCCCGTAGATGCGGAAATGGTCGCGCTCCTGCCCGCCCATCTCCTTCCAGGCCTTCGCGATCACCTCGGGGCCCACGCCCTTCGGATCGCCCATCGTGATTCCGATGATCTGTTTCATCGTCGTGACTCGTGACTTGTGACTCGTGACCCGTGACCCGTGACCCGGTGAAAACGGATCACGGATTACGGATGACGAATCACGCCTACATGATTTCAATGTACGCCTTGCTGCGCTCCTTCTGCAGATAGGAGCGCAGGGTCTCCTGGACCCTCCGCTCGTAGAGGACGGAGTAGATGTCGTCGCGCAGCTTCTCGAAGTCGGAGGCGGAGAGCTCGGGCAGCGCTATCATCTTGACGATCACGAGCCCCTTGTCGATGGGGATGGGAGGGGAGACTTCGCCCTGGGCCATGTTCTTCACGTGCGCGCCCACCGCCTCCGGCAGGTCCTTTATGTCCACCATCCCCATGTCGCCTCCGCCCTCTGCGTTGGCGCCCTTCGAGTTCTTCCGCGCGAGCTCCCGGAAATCGCCGCGCCTGGCGCGCGCGGCTATGTCGAAGGCCCCGTCCTTGTACGCCTCCACGTCCGCCTGGCTCTGGAAGTTCTCGAACGGCAGAAATATCTGGGCTATATGGGCCCTCACGCCCCCGCGGAAGCGCTCCTGGTTCTGCCTGTAGTAGTCGCGCAGGTCCTGGTCCGTGATCTTCACCTGGGGCCCTATGACCTGGTTCACGAACTTGACCCTCTTGATCTGCTCCTCGACCTCCTTGCGGTACTCCTCCCAGGTCATGCCCTTCGACGCGACCTCCCTGCGCAGGCCGTCGATCGAGATGCCGTTCTGGTGTATGATCCCCGCGATCGCCCGCGCGAGATCGTCCTCGCTCACCGCGATCTGCGATTTGGCCAGGATCTGCCCCATCAGCCTCTCGTCTATGAGCTCGTCGATGGCCCTCTGGCGGGAGATCGGGTCGGTGATCGCCCTGGGGTTCTTCTTTTCACCGGTGCGCATCGCCTGGTCGAGCTGGCGCTGCGTTATCACGTCGTCGTTCACCACGGCCACCACGCTGTTGAGCACCTGGGTCGCAGCCTCCGCGCGCGGGGCGAAACAGGCGAATGCGATGACGATCGCGCACCCGGCGATGAATATGGCGCCTCTAGCCTTCAAGCCGCACCTCCTTGAGCGCTTCCTCGTCGACCTCGACTGCGGCGCCCGCCATCAGATTCTCGATCCACGGGACGTAGAACTCCGGCGCTCTCTGCTCCCTCATGAGCCGCCGTATCGATTCGGAGGCCTCCTCCAGCGAGCGATGCCTGGCCGGCCTGGTGTCGATCAGCTTGAATATCTGAAACCCGTAAGGGGAGGCGATCACTCCGCTCACCTCGCCGGGCTTGAGGGTCGAGCAGGTCTCCGCGAACACCTCGGGGTAGGCGGCCGCGTCGAAGTAGCCGAGGTCGCCCCCCCGCGCGCCGTCGGGGCTCTGCGAGTGCTTCTTCGCGAGCCCGGCGAACTCCTCTCCCTTTGCGATCTTTCCGCGGATCTCGTCGGCCAGCTCGCGCGTGTCCACGAGTATCTGCTGCGCGTGGTAGCTCACTCCGCTTCTGAACTCCTGCGCGTTCTTGGCGTAGTAGGAGGAGACCGCCGATTCCTCGACCGGGATCTGCGCGACGACCTCCTTCTCGATCAGCTCGCGGATCACCGAGCGCCTCTTTTGCGCCTCCCTCCAGCGTCCCGGCTCGATGCCGCGCTTCTTGAGGGCCTTGGCCTCCACACCCCTTGTCTCGGGGATATCCTTCGGGGGCCTTATGCCGAGCCCCTCCGCC containing:
- a CDS encoding phosphoglucomutase/phosphomannomutase family protein, which encodes MTKIKFGTDGWRAVVGEDFVPENIARVIQAFCDVYPTLPEAGRPVMIGYDRRNRSPEAARQVAEILLGNGIETVLSSTFCPTPAVSWYVKYKGCAAGVMITASHNPAKWNGIKFKESYGGAASGEYLAPIEAKITANDAAGRKPRTAKIEGNPKFSEFDPYGEYLSAIVSNFDIPKIKGSGIKKVLVDPLYGSGTGYFPRILGDMANEIHDAADVTFGGLNPEPIPPHANELMERVRSGGYSCGLLTDGDADRAGAVDERGNFVTTHEVFSLLLLHALDNKGWTGKVIKSISTTMMLNRICDKHGIELETVPVGFKYISPAMKKPGVLVGGEESGGFGFPRHIPERDGVFSDLMLLEMIATTGKTLGTLVAGLQRDFGPTKYRRLDLHLTQAEIAKAREAMKTLDIREFGGRRCLRHETMDGHHFLFDDDSWLLFRASGTEPLVRVYAEAPSMDEVERMISFGKRELGL
- a CDS encoding peptidyl-prolyl cis-trans isomerase yields the protein MKPKNPMGAAAAALVIASCLLCCSSQGDRVVARVNGAKITADDLRSEMKIESTIYDRDILTTQANLEAFRRRALDRLIQEEVMLVRAEGLGIRPPKDIPETRGVEAKALKKRGIEPGRWREAQKRRSVIRELIEKEVVAQIPVEESAVSSYYAKNAQEFRSGVSYHAQQILVDTRELADEIRGKIAKGEEFAGLAKKHSQSPDGARGGDLGYFDAAAYPEVFAETCSTLKPGEVSGVIASPYGFQIFKLIDTRPARHRSLEEASESIRRLMREQRAPEFYVPWIENLMAGAAVEVDEEALKEVRLEG
- the pdxA gene encoding 4-hydroxythreonine-4-phosphate dehydrogenase PdxA, with protein sequence MKQIIGITMGDPKGVGPEVIAKAWKEMGGQERDHFRIYGDRNALDSAAELTGGAFDLKHVVTTSSTSEEMGRLSEGEAARMALSAIDAAVEDVSAGHISAIVTAPVNKHRLQAIVPGFLGHTEYLAKKAGVREVVMMFFTETMPEICRRTNMTSRFCVSLVTMHLPIKDVAEHITKDRVLTTIKRTHEALERHFACPDARIAVMALNPHAGEVGSIGREEERVIEPAIKAAQREGVNCVGPLPADSMFKKLSEFDYDAIVAMYHDQGLIPVKLLCQGQCINMTLGLPYVRTSPSHGTAEDIAWLGQASHENMLTAIRRTRELVGWRINGN
- a CDS encoding SurA N-terminal domain-containing protein: MKARGAIFIAGCAIVIAFACFAPRAEAATQVLNSVVAVVNDDVITQRQLDQAMRTGEKKNPRAITDPISRQRAIDELIDERLMGQILAKSQIAVSEDDLARAIAGIIHQNGISIDGLRREVASKGMTWEEYRKEVEEQIKRVKFVNQVIGPQVKITDQDLRDYYRQNQERFRGGVRAHIAQIFLPFENFQSQADVEAYKDGAFDIAARARRGDFRELARKNSKGANAEGGGDMGMVDIKDLPEAVGAHVKNMAQGEVSPPIPIDKGLVIVKMIALPELSASDFEKLRDDIYSVLYERRVQETLRSYLQKERSKAYIEIM